Proteins encoded within one genomic window of Quadrisphaera setariae:
- a CDS encoding putative PEP-binding protein, with amino-acid sequence MSSVATPPSASAASSGGRALAGIPVVPGVGAGPVVRPADRPRLPEVTGEPSVAEEARAGEVERFQAAAGVVAERLEGRAARATGAAAEVLEATAGLARDRGLLAAVAKRVKAGAPADQAVVGAAEQFSAMFTQLGGVMAERVTDLADLRDRLVAELTGQEEPGVPVPADPSVLLADDLAPADTAGLRPELVLAIATTRGGPTSHTAIIARQLGIPCVVAVGGLDDVATGQFVLVDGTSGEVAVEPDRVLAAARVEASEREAAAVAAWTGPGATADGRAVDVLANVQDGAGARRAAATGAQGVGLFRTELCFLDADSEPSVAEQARIYGEVFAAFSDRPSGAGTGSKVVLRTLDAGSDKPLKFATAPDEENPALGVRGLRIAWGQPGILDRQLDAVALAAEQTGTSPWVMAPMVATAAEARDFAARVRARGLTAGVMIEVPAAALHAERILREVDFLSIGTNDLAQYTLAADRLSADLAHLNDPWQPALLQLVALTAAAGVAAGKPVGVCGEAAADPLLGAVLAGMGITSLSCAASAVSAVGARLAQVELAACQEAARAAVEADDPAAARAAAREVLLGI; translated from the coding sequence ATGAGCAGCGTCGCCACCCCTCCGTCCGCCTCTGCCGCCTCCTCCGGCGGCCGCGCGCTCGCGGGCATCCCCGTCGTGCCCGGCGTCGGTGCCGGCCCCGTGGTCCGTCCGGCCGACCGGCCGCGCCTGCCGGAGGTCACCGGTGAGCCGTCCGTGGCCGAGGAGGCGCGCGCCGGTGAGGTCGAGCGCTTCCAGGCCGCCGCCGGTGTCGTCGCCGAGCGCCTGGAGGGGCGCGCCGCGCGCGCCACCGGCGCCGCCGCGGAGGTGCTGGAGGCCACAGCGGGCCTCGCCCGCGACCGCGGGCTGCTGGCCGCCGTCGCCAAGCGCGTCAAGGCCGGCGCCCCCGCCGACCAGGCCGTCGTCGGTGCGGCGGAGCAGTTCAGCGCGATGTTCACCCAGCTCGGGGGGGTGATGGCCGAGCGCGTCACCGACCTCGCCGACCTGCGCGACCGCCTCGTGGCCGAGCTCACCGGGCAGGAGGAGCCGGGCGTGCCCGTGCCCGCCGACCCCTCGGTGCTGCTCGCCGACGACCTCGCCCCCGCCGACACCGCCGGGCTGCGGCCCGAGCTGGTGCTCGCCATCGCGACCACGCGCGGCGGCCCCACGAGCCACACCGCGATCATCGCCCGCCAGCTCGGCATCCCCTGCGTGGTGGCCGTCGGCGGCCTCGACGACGTCGCCACCGGCCAGTTCGTGCTGGTCGACGGGACCTCCGGGGAGGTCGCCGTCGAGCCCGACCGCGTCCTCGCCGCCGCTCGCGTGGAGGCCTCCGAGCGCGAGGCCGCCGCCGTCGCCGCCTGGACCGGCCCGGGGGCCACCGCCGACGGTCGCGCCGTCGACGTCCTCGCCAACGTCCAGGACGGCGCGGGCGCCCGCAGGGCCGCCGCCACCGGCGCCCAGGGCGTGGGCCTGTTCCGCACCGAGCTGTGCTTCCTCGACGCCGACTCCGAGCCGTCCGTGGCCGAGCAGGCCCGCATCTACGGCGAGGTCTTCGCGGCCTTCTCCGACCGCCCGTCCGGCGCGGGCACCGGGAGCAAGGTGGTGCTGCGCACCCTCGACGCCGGCTCCGACAAGCCGCTGAAGTTCGCCACCGCCCCGGACGAGGAGAACCCCGCCCTCGGCGTGCGCGGGCTGCGCATCGCGTGGGGCCAGCCGGGCATCCTCGACCGCCAGCTCGACGCCGTCGCCCTCGCCGCCGAGCAGACCGGCACCTCGCCGTGGGTGATGGCGCCGATGGTCGCCACCGCCGCCGAGGCCCGCGACTTCGCCGCCCGCGTCCGCGCTCGCGGTCTGACCGCCGGCGTCATGATCGAGGTCCCGGCCGCCGCGCTGCACGCCGAGCGGATCCTGCGCGAGGTCGACTTCCTCTCCATCGGCACGAACGACCTGGCGCAGTACACCCTCGCCGCCGACCGGCTCTCCGCCGACCTCGCCCACCTGAACGACCCCTGGCAGCCCGCGCTGCTGCAGCTCGTGGCGCTGACCGCCGCCGCCGGGGTCGCGGCCGGCAAGCCCGTGGGCGTGTGCGGCGAGGCCGCCGCCGACCCGCTGCTGGGCGCGGTGCTCGCGGGCATGGGCATCACGTCGCTGTCGTGCGCGGCCAGCGCCGTCTCCGCTGTGGGGGCGCGCCTGGCGCAGGTCGAGCTGGCCGCGTGCCAGGAGGCCGCGCGCGCCGCCGTCGAGGCCGACGACCCGGCCGCTGCCCGCGCCGCCGCCCGCGAGGTCCTCCTCGGCATCTGA
- the hrpB gene encoding ATP-dependent helicase HrpB, with the protein MLPPAGRPGSGADLPVREVLDDLAGALADRGTALLVAPPGTGKTTLVPLALADALPASAGRVVVAEPRRVAVRAAARRMASLVGEPVGQRVGWSVRGERRTSAATRVEVVTTGLLLRRLQRDPELPGVDVVVLDEVHERHLDADLALALLLDARAALRPDLRVLAASATPDTARLAAVLGAADGQEDGDGGGARPAPVVVATAPVHPLEVVWAPPTRPVRPPEGTRTDPALLDHVAATTRRALAERAGDVLVFVPGAAEVGGVRSRLERSLGSDGGSGVDVLALSGRQSTDQQDAALRPSEPGRRRVVVSTAVAESSLTVPGVRTVVDAGLSRVPRTDHARGLGGLATTRVSRAAAEQRAGRAAREAPGTVYRCWSALEHERLAPQPLPEVATADLTGAVLALAAWSRADGAGLPLLDPLPAGATAAAVGVLHDLALLDGDDPSTARPTPRGRAVASLGLEPRWGRALLDGAALVGERTAAEVVALLSEDGLVGGGGPGGGGDDIAASWRALRRDDDPGRSARWRAEVRRLSGALGDLPAGQRPAAATRAARLTDDAAAGLVVGLAHPERLARARSAGSSGESYLTAGGTAVRLAPGSGLRGAPWLAVAVADRSGSDPEARVRAAAALDEDGARAAAPQLLVDVEEVAWQGGATGDVVARRVERLGAVELSSRPLTGALDDRERALVADALADGLGQAGLALLPWPEGAVRLRRRLAACREALGDPWPAVDDDALLARSAEWLGPELAGARRRADLARVDTTSALRRLLPWPDATRLDQLAPERLRLPDGGARVLGQRGPDQSSAPLDWSDPAAPVLAVRLQRVLGWTGAPRVLDGRVAVVIHLLSPAGRPLAVTADLAGFWRGAYREVRAQMRGRYPKHAWPEDPLSTR; encoded by the coding sequence ATGCTGCCGCCCGCGGGACGGCCCGGCTCGGGCGCCGACCTCCCGGTCCGGGAGGTGCTCGACGACCTCGCCGGAGCCCTCGCCGACCGCGGCACCGCGCTGCTCGTCGCTCCTCCCGGGACCGGCAAGACCACGCTGGTGCCGCTCGCGCTCGCCGACGCCCTCCCGGCGTCAGCGGGCCGCGTGGTGGTCGCCGAGCCCCGCCGCGTGGCCGTCCGCGCGGCTGCCCGCCGCATGGCCTCCCTGGTCGGCGAGCCCGTCGGGCAGCGCGTCGGGTGGAGCGTCCGCGGTGAGCGCCGCACCAGCGCCGCCACCCGGGTGGAGGTGGTGACCACCGGTCTGCTGCTGCGGCGCCTGCAGCGCGACCCGGAGCTGCCGGGCGTGGACGTCGTCGTCCTCGACGAGGTCCACGAGCGCCACCTCGACGCCGACCTCGCCCTCGCGCTCCTCCTGGACGCCCGCGCCGCGCTGCGCCCCGACCTGCGGGTCCTGGCCGCCTCCGCCACCCCTGACACCGCCCGCCTCGCCGCCGTGCTCGGCGCCGCCGACGGACAGGAGGACGGCGACGGCGGTGGCGCGCGGCCGGCGCCGGTCGTCGTCGCCACCGCGCCCGTCCACCCCCTGGAGGTGGTGTGGGCGCCTCCGACGCGGCCCGTGCGCCCGCCCGAGGGGACGCGCACCGACCCCGCGCTGCTCGACCACGTCGCCGCGACGACCCGCCGCGCCCTGGCCGAGCGGGCCGGGGACGTGCTGGTGTTCGTCCCCGGAGCGGCCGAGGTCGGCGGCGTGCGGTCCCGGCTGGAGCGCTCCCTCGGCAGTGACGGCGGCAGCGGCGTCGACGTCCTCGCCCTGTCCGGCCGGCAGTCGACCGACCAGCAGGACGCCGCGCTGCGCCCCTCCGAGCCCGGGCGGCGGCGCGTGGTGGTCTCCACCGCCGTCGCGGAGTCGAGCCTGACCGTGCCCGGCGTGCGGACCGTGGTGGACGCCGGCCTGTCGCGCGTGCCCCGGACCGACCACGCCCGCGGCCTGGGCGGGCTGGCCACCACCCGGGTCAGCCGCGCCGCCGCCGAGCAGCGCGCCGGCCGCGCCGCCCGCGAGGCCCCCGGCACCGTCTACCGGTGCTGGAGCGCGCTGGAGCACGAGCGCCTCGCGCCCCAGCCGCTGCCCGAGGTGGCCACCGCTGACCTCACCGGCGCGGTGCTGGCGCTGGCCGCGTGGTCGCGCGCCGACGGCGCCGGCCTGCCCCTGCTCGACCCCCTGCCCGCCGGCGCCACCGCCGCCGCGGTCGGCGTGCTGCACGACCTCGCCCTCCTCGACGGCGACGACCCGTCCACCGCCCGCCCCACCCCCCGCGGCCGCGCGGTCGCGTCGCTGGGGCTGGAGCCGCGCTGGGGCCGTGCGCTGCTCGACGGCGCGGCGCTGGTGGGGGAGCGGACCGCTGCCGAGGTGGTCGCCCTGCTCAGCGAGGACGGCCTCGTCGGCGGCGGTGGCCCCGGCGGCGGGGGTGACGACATCGCGGCGAGCTGGCGCGCCCTCCGCCGCGACGACGACCCCGGCCGCTCGGCCCGGTGGCGCGCGGAGGTGCGCCGTCTGTCCGGCGCCCTCGGCGACCTGCCCGCCGGCCAGCGGCCCGCCGCCGCCACGAGGGCTGCCCGCCTCACCGACGACGCCGCGGCCGGGCTCGTCGTCGGGCTGGCGCACCCCGAGCGGCTCGCCCGCGCCCGCTCGGCGGGGTCGTCGGGGGAGTCCTACCTCACGGCGGGCGGTACTGCGGTCAGGCTGGCCCCCGGGTCGGGCCTGCGCGGCGCGCCCTGGCTGGCCGTCGCCGTGGCCGACAGGTCCGGCAGCGACCCGGAGGCCCGTGTCCGCGCCGCCGCCGCCCTCGACGAGGACGGCGCCCGCGCGGCGGCGCCGCAGCTGCTCGTCGACGTCGAGGAGGTGGCCTGGCAGGGCGGCGCGACCGGTGACGTGGTCGCCCGGCGCGTGGAGCGCCTCGGCGCCGTCGAGCTGAGCAGCCGACCGCTCACCGGAGCCCTCGACGACCGCGAGCGCGCCCTCGTGGCCGACGCCCTCGCCGACGGCCTCGGGCAGGCGGGCCTGGCGCTGCTGCCGTGGCCGGAGGGGGCGGTGCGGCTGCGGCGGCGCCTCGCGGCGTGCCGCGAGGCGCTCGGCGACCCGTGGCCCGCCGTCGACGACGACGCCCTGCTCGCCCGTTCCGCCGAGTGGCTCGGCCCGGAGCTGGCCGGCGCGCGCCGACGGGCCGACCTCGCCCGGGTGGACACGACCTCCGCGCTGAGGCGGCTGCTGCCGTGGCCGGACGCGACCAGGCTCGACCAGCTGGCGCCTGAGCGCCTGCGCCTGCCCGACGGAGGGGCCCGGGTGCTCGGCCAGCGCGGACCGGACCAGTCGAGCGCACCGCTGGACTGGTCCGACCCGGCCGCGCCCGTGCTCGCGGTCCGGCTGCAGAGGGTGCTGGGCTGGACCGGGGCGCCGCGCGTGCTGGACGGGCGCGTCGCCGTCGTCATCCACCTGCTCTCACCGGCCGGGCGACCGCTCGCGGTCACCGCCGACCTGGCGGGCTTCTGGCGAGGCGCCTACCGGGAGGTGCGGGCGCAGATGCGGGGTCGTTACCCCAAGCACGCCTGGCCCGAGGACCCCCTCAGCACCCGCTGA
- a CDS encoding DUF1844 domain-containing protein, with amino-acid sequence MSQPETSTESATAVRDLAEVPAVEVVTAAAVHLMSAAAVKCGLAEDAEAGGHLDLGEARVLITALAGLVTAASPEIGDHHARPLRDGLRSLQLAFREASPFPDAHGAGPGEKYTGPVR; translated from the coding sequence GTGAGCCAGCCAGAGACCAGCACCGAGTCCGCCACCGCCGTCCGGGACCTCGCGGAGGTCCCCGCGGTCGAGGTGGTGACGGCCGCCGCCGTCCACCTCATGAGCGCCGCGGCCGTGAAGTGCGGGCTCGCGGAGGACGCCGAGGCGGGCGGCCACCTCGACCTCGGCGAGGCCCGTGTGCTCATCACCGCGCTGGCCGGCCTGGTCACCGCTGCCTCCCCCGAGATCGGCGACCACCACGCCCGGCCGCTGCGCGACGGCCTCCGGTCGCTGCAGCTGGCCTTCCGCGAGGCGTCCCCCTTCCCCGACGCGCACGGCGCTGGCCCGGGCGAGAAGTACACCGGCCCGGTCCGCTGA
- the infC gene encoding translation initiation factor IF-3, translating to MRLVGPNGEQVGIVRVEDALRLAQEADLDLVEVAPQAKPPVCKLMDFGKFKYESAMKDREARKNQTNTVLKTVRLRLKIDPHDYETKKGFAEKFLEGGDKVKVMIMFRGREQSRPEMGLRLLQRFAGDVAELGAIESSPQQDGRNMVMVIGPTRRKADVKAEQKAEQRDRRDADRAARAERTQREREEQAERQSSAPEEPEAPQVSPLIAEGDEPLFVRRAPQPAAPAAREGGYRSERPDREGGYRGGDRDGGGYRGDRGGDRPDREGGGYRGGDRPDREGGGYRGGDRDGGSRPPRTSTGPSRPSGPPPASRPVRPAMPRPAVQPGAAPGPRPTPAAPAREGAAPTPGPGPSPAPRPGSATPGPRPTPAAPRPTPRPARPTPPPPSGD from the coding sequence GTGCGGCTGGTCGGGCCGAACGGTGAGCAGGTCGGGATCGTGCGCGTCGAGGACGCGCTCCGCCTGGCCCAGGAGGCCGACCTCGACCTGGTCGAGGTCGCCCCGCAGGCGAAGCCCCCGGTCTGCAAGCTCATGGACTTCGGGAAGTTCAAGTACGAGTCCGCGATGAAGGACCGTGAGGCTCGGAAGAACCAGACGAACACCGTGCTGAAGACCGTCCGGCTGCGCCTGAAGATCGACCCGCACGACTACGAGACCAAGAAGGGCTTCGCCGAGAAGTTCCTCGAGGGCGGCGACAAGGTCAAGGTCATGATCATGTTCCGTGGTCGCGAGCAGTCGCGCCCGGAGATGGGCCTCCGCCTCCTCCAGCGCTTCGCCGGCGACGTCGCCGAGCTCGGTGCGATCGAGTCCAGCCCCCAGCAGGACGGCCGGAACATGGTCATGGTCATCGGCCCGACGCGCCGCAAGGCCGACGTCAAGGCCGAGCAGAAGGCCGAGCAGCGCGACCGCCGCGACGCCGACCGCGCTGCTCGCGCCGAGCGCACCCAGCGCGAGCGCGAGGAGCAGGCCGAGCGCCAGTCGTCCGCTCCCGAAGAGCCCGAGGCTCCGCAGGTCTCCCCGCTCATCGCCGAGGGCGACGAGCCGCTGTTCGTCCGCCGCGCCCCGCAGCCGGCCGCTCCGGCGGCCCGCGAGGGCGGCTACCGCAGCGAGCGTCCCGACCGCGAGGGCGGCTACCGCGGTGGAGACCGTGACGGTGGCGGCTACCGCGGCGACCGTGGCGGTGACCGTCCCGACCGCGAGGGCGGCGGCTACCGCGGCGGTGACCGTCCCGACCGCGAGGGCGGCGGCTACCGCGGTGGAGACCGTGACGGCGGGTCCCGCCCGCCGCGCACGTCCACCGGCCCGTCGCGCCCGTCCGGCCCCCCGCCGGCCTCGCGCCCGGTCCGTCCGGCGATGCCGCGTCCGGCCGTCCAGCCGGGAGCCGCTCCCGGCCCCCGGCCCACGCCGGCGGCCCCCGCCCGCGAGGGCGCTGCACCGACGCCGGGCCCCGGCCCGTCGCCGGCGCCCCGCCCGGGCTCGGCCACCCCTGGGCCTCGGCCCACCCCGGCCGCCCCGCGGCCGACCCCCCGTCCGGCTCGACCGACGCCTCCGCCGCCCTCGGGCGACTGA
- the rpmI gene encoding 50S ribosomal protein L35, translated as MPKMKTHSGAKKRFKVTGSGKLMRERTNLRHLLEGKSTRRTRRLSVDAQLSPADAKRAERLLGR; from the coding sequence GTGCCGAAGATGAAGACCCACAGCGGGGCCAAGAAGCGTTTCAAGGTCACCGGGAGCGGCAAGCTCATGCGCGAGCGCACCAACCTGCGCCACCTGCTGGAGGGCAAGTCCACCCGCCGCACGCGCCGCCTGTCCGTCGACGCGCAGCTCTCCCCGGCCGACGCCAAGCGCGCCGAGCGCCTGCTCGGCCGCTGA
- the rplT gene encoding 50S ribosomal protein L20, translated as MARVKRAVNAQKKRRTVLERASGYRGQRSRLYRKAKEQVTHSLVYAYRDRRARKGDFRRLWIQRINAAVRDNGMTYNRFIQGLKAAGVEVDRRMLAELAVSDPAAFTALVGTARAALPADTSAPAASAA; from the coding sequence GTGGCACGCGTCAAGCGGGCAGTCAACGCCCAGAAGAAGCGCCGCACCGTCCTCGAGCGCGCCAGCGGCTACCGCGGCCAGCGCTCGCGGCTCTACCGCAAGGCGAAGGAGCAGGTCACCCACTCCCTCGTCTACGCCTACCGCGACCGCCGCGCCCGCAAGGGCGACTTCCGCCGCCTGTGGATCCAGCGCATCAACGCTGCGGTCCGCGACAACGGCATGACCTACAACCGCTTCATCCAGGGCCTCAAGGCCGCGGGTGTCGAGGTCGACCGCCGCATGCTGGCCGAGCTCGCCGTGAGCGACCCGGCCGCCTTCACCGCGCTGGTGGGCACGGCTCGCGCCGCCCTCCCCGCGGACACCTCGGCCCCCGCCGCCTCGGCGGCCTGA
- a CDS encoding TrmH family RNA methyltransferase produces MSTGSVDHRPGARTSAAPAAAAGLLANPRADRVRALARLATPAGRSRAGSFLAEGPQAVREALSAPAPHRVRTVVATAAALQRHPELGPGAHRAGAELLECTDEVLAVLSGTRTPQGVVAVCDAVRPALEDVLDGGPPALVALMARVQDPGNAGTVVRVADAAGASAVLLTSGSVDVHNPKVVRSTAGSLFHLDVVQGVDLAGAVERLRGAGVAVLATDGVPGRGSADLDDLLDEAEVGAGPLAGPTAWLFGNEASGLDPAERELADLAVRVPLHGRAESLNLATAAAVCLYASARAHRRRRSEDAAPRALVAPADTVSHTGAVEHRTSPQRASAGGASGTGPVAHD; encoded by the coding sequence ATGAGCACCGGGTCGGTCGACCACCGGCCCGGTGCCCGCACCTCCGCGGCTCCGGCTGCGGCGGCGGGGCTGCTGGCCAACCCCCGCGCTGACCGCGTCAGGGCGCTGGCGCGCCTCGCGACCCCCGCGGGTCGCTCGCGCGCCGGCTCCTTCCTGGCGGAGGGCCCCCAGGCCGTCCGCGAGGCCCTCAGCGCCCCGGCACCCCACCGGGTGCGCACGGTCGTGGCCACGGCCGCGGCGCTGCAGCGCCACCCCGAGCTCGGCCCCGGCGCCCACCGCGCCGGGGCCGAGCTGCTGGAGTGCACCGACGAGGTCCTCGCCGTCCTGTCCGGCACCCGCACGCCCCAGGGCGTCGTGGCCGTCTGCGACGCCGTGCGACCGGCTCTGGAGGACGTGCTGGACGGCGGCCCCCCGGCGCTCGTGGCGCTGATGGCGCGCGTGCAGGACCCGGGCAACGCGGGCACGGTGGTGCGCGTGGCGGACGCAGCGGGCGCCTCGGCGGTCCTCCTCACGAGCGGGAGCGTCGACGTCCACAACCCCAAGGTGGTGCGCTCCACCGCGGGCAGCCTGTTCCACCTCGACGTCGTCCAGGGCGTCGACCTGGCAGGCGCCGTCGAGCGCCTCCGCGGCGCCGGCGTGGCGGTCCTCGCCACCGACGGCGTGCCCGGCCGCGGCAGCGCGGACCTGGACGACCTCCTCGACGAGGCCGAGGTCGGCGCGGGCCCCCTGGCGGGCCCGACGGCCTGGCTGTTCGGCAACGAGGCGAGCGGGCTCGACCCGGCCGAGCGCGAGCTGGCCGACCTCGCCGTCCGCGTGCCGCTGCACGGCCGCGCTGAGAGCCTGAACCTCGCCACCGCAGCCGCGGTGTGCCTGTACGCCAGCGCCCGCGCCCACCGCCGCCGGCGCTCCGAGGACGCCGCACCGCGGGCCCTCGTCGCTCCCGCAGACACCGTCAGCCACACTGGCGCTGTGGAGCACCGCACGTCCCCGCAGCGGGCGAGCGCCGGCGGAGCCTCGGGCACCGGTCCGGTGGCCCATGACTGA
- a CDS encoding ATP-binding protein encodes MTETVLPCGPEAAGQARRLVAQACTAAALPADACDSALLCTSELVTNAIVHGRSDVRLWIRTERGWLRIEVGDDNSRHPHLQPADDGALDGRGLFIVDLLTTRWGVRDDSIGKVVWFELRAEPVIG; translated from the coding sequence ATGACTGAGACGGTGCTGCCGTGCGGGCCGGAGGCCGCCGGCCAGGCCCGGCGCCTGGTCGCGCAGGCGTGCACCGCCGCCGCGCTGCCCGCCGACGCCTGCGACAGCGCTCTGCTGTGCACCAGCGAGCTCGTGACCAACGCGATCGTCCACGGCCGCTCGGACGTGAGGCTGTGGATCCGCACCGAGCGCGGGTGGCTGCGCATCGAGGTCGGTGACGACAACTCCCGCCACCCCCACCTGCAGCCCGCCGACGACGGCGCGCTCGACGGGCGGGGCCTGTTCATCGTCGACCTGCTCACGACCCGGTGGGGCGTGCGGGACGACAGCATCGGCAAGGTCGTCTGGTTCGAGCTGCGCGCTGAACCCGTGATCGGGTGA
- a CDS encoding sensor histidine kinase: MDAAQGLLEDLPDGVVVVGSDGRVQLVNAGAERCTGIPREQLLGRDVRTALPLQDTTGRDWWSMTDPFSGLATRTGHRERLLVLPGEHEVLVTARYVRPARSAPVQRVVLQLRDTEARRRLENDHAGLISTVAHELRSPLTSVKGFTSTLLRRWERLSDAQKRLMLETVEADADRVTRLIAELLDISRMDAGRLEVKRQVVDLAGLVRGQVERMVATGQPAERFRVAIASPLPEVWADPDRLEQVVSNLVGNAVRHGAGQIDISVTPDPDGDGVAVVVDDEGEGIPAEHLGVVFTKFWRGSRRGGTGLGLYVVRGLVDAHGGRITVSAAPSGGARFRFTLPAAVPDFVQLPGTPLLDRRSGAERRQVRLALPDGVDERGAAAPAPAAVDAAERRS; this comes from the coding sequence GTGGACGCCGCGCAGGGGCTGCTGGAGGATCTGCCGGACGGCGTCGTCGTCGTCGGCTCCGACGGCCGCGTGCAGCTGGTCAACGCCGGCGCCGAGCGCTGCACCGGCATACCCCGCGAGCAGCTGCTGGGCCGTGACGTCCGCACCGCGCTCCCGCTGCAGGACACGACCGGCCGCGACTGGTGGTCGATGACCGACCCGTTCTCGGGGCTGGCCACCCGCACGGGCCACCGCGAGCGGCTGCTCGTGCTGCCAGGCGAGCACGAGGTCCTGGTCACCGCCCGCTACGTGCGTCCCGCGCGGAGCGCCCCCGTCCAGCGGGTGGTGCTGCAGCTGCGTGACACCGAGGCCCGCCGCCGCCTCGAGAACGACCACGCCGGCCTCATCTCCACCGTCGCCCACGAGCTCCGCTCGCCCCTGACGTCGGTGAAGGGGTTCACGTCCACGCTGCTGCGCCGCTGGGAGCGCCTCTCGGACGCGCAGAAGCGCCTCATGCTCGAGACGGTCGAGGCCGACGCCGACCGCGTCACCCGCCTCATCGCCGAGCTCCTCGACATCTCCCGCATGGACGCCGGCCGCCTCGAGGTCAAGCGCCAGGTGGTCGACCTGGCGGGCCTGGTGCGCGGTCAGGTGGAGCGCATGGTGGCCACGGGCCAGCCGGCCGAGCGGTTCCGGGTGGCCATCGCCTCCCCGCTGCCGGAGGTGTGGGCCGACCCCGACCGCCTCGAGCAGGTGGTGAGCAACCTCGTCGGCAACGCCGTGCGCCACGGCGCCGGGCAGATCGACATCTCCGTCACGCCCGACCCGGACGGCGACGGCGTGGCCGTGGTCGTCGACGACGAGGGCGAGGGCATCCCCGCCGAGCACCTCGGCGTGGTCTTCACCAAGTTCTGGCGCGGGTCGCGCCGGGGCGGCACCGGGCTCGGCCTGTACGTGGTGCGGGGTCTGGTGGACGCCCACGGCGGGCGCATCACGGTGAGCGCGGCCCCCTCCGGCGGTGCCCGGTTCCGCTTCACGCTGCCCGCGGCCGTGCCCGACTTCGTGCAGCTGCCCGGCACGCCGCTGCTCGACCGGCGCTCCGGCGCCGAGCGCCGCCAGGTGCGGCTCGCCCTGCCCGACGGCGTCGACGAGCGCGGCGCAGCCGCGCCGGCTCCCGCGGCGGTGGACGCGGCCGAGCGCCGCAGCTGA
- the pheS gene encoding phenylalanine--tRNA ligase subunit alpha encodes MPELDDDLLGEQAVERAVAAALAALAAAPDLDALKEVRLAHTGDRSPLALANRAMPDVPPSERAVVGKRIGGARGRVRAALEARTSELEAERDARVLVEETVDLTVPVQRSRAGARHPLALVAERVEDVFTAMGYEVAEGPEVEAEWFNFDALNFGVDHPARQMQDTFFVDPPSSGLVMRTHTSPVQARSLLERGAPLYVVCPGRTFRTDELDATHTPVFNQVEGIAVDEGLTMAHLRGTLDRLATSLLGPSARTRLRPSFFPFTEPSAELDVWFERPDGSGSGWLELGGCGMVNPNVLRACGIDADRYTGFAFGMGIERILQIRNGVADMRDMVEGDARFSRAFGTGLGTAL; translated from the coding sequence GTGCCCGAACTGGATGACGACCTGCTCGGCGAGCAGGCGGTGGAGCGCGCCGTCGCCGCCGCGCTGGCGGCCCTGGCCGCCGCGCCCGACCTGGACGCGCTCAAGGAGGTGCGCCTCGCGCACACCGGCGACCGCAGCCCCCTGGCCCTCGCCAACCGCGCCATGCCCGACGTGCCGCCGTCGGAGCGAGCCGTCGTCGGCAAGCGCATCGGTGGTGCCCGGGGCCGCGTGCGTGCTGCGCTCGAGGCCCGCACCTCCGAGCTGGAGGCCGAGCGCGACGCCCGGGTGCTCGTGGAGGAGACCGTCGACCTGACGGTCCCCGTCCAGCGCAGCCGGGCCGGGGCGCGCCACCCGCTGGCGCTGGTGGCCGAGCGCGTCGAGGACGTCTTCACCGCCATGGGCTACGAGGTGGCCGAGGGCCCCGAGGTCGAGGCGGAGTGGTTCAACTTCGACGCCCTGAACTTCGGCGTGGACCACCCGGCCCGCCAGATGCAGGACACCTTCTTCGTCGACCCGCCCAGCTCGGGCCTGGTGATGCGCACCCACACCTCGCCGGTGCAGGCGCGCTCCCTGCTGGAGCGCGGTGCCCCCCTGTACGTGGTGTGCCCGGGTCGCACGTTCCGCACGGACGAGCTCGACGCCACCCACACCCCCGTCTTCAACCAGGTCGAGGGCATCGCCGTGGACGAGGGCCTGACGATGGCCCACCTGCGCGGCACCCTGGACCGCCTGGCGACGTCGCTGCTGGGCCCGAGCGCCCGCACGCGCCTGCGCCCGTCCTTCTTCCCCTTCACGGAGCCGTCCGCGGAGCTCGACGTGTGGTTCGAGCGCCCCGACGGGTCTGGGAGCGGGTGGCTCGAGCTCGGAGGCTGCGGCATGGTCAACCCGAACGTCCTGCGCGCCTGCGGGATCGATGCGGACCGGTACACGGGGTTCGCGTTCGGCATGGGCATCGAGCGGATCCTGCAGATCCGCAACGGCGTCGCCGACATGCGCGACATGGTCGAGGGCGACGCGCGCTTCTCGCGCGCCTTCGGCACCGGCCTCGGGACGGCGCTCTGA